A region from the Terriglobia bacterium genome encodes:
- a CDS encoding electron transfer flavoprotein subunit alpha/FixB family protein, producing MAQGILVFVEEREGVVKKPSLEAVGAARKLADTLQEPVTALFIGPKEPAMNLAHHGADKILLARHELLVSYSTEGFASTIGQAAGQVNPRIILGSATAMGRDVLPRVAAKLRAGLAQDCTDIRIIEGKQLECVRPIYAGKAFARVRPAMLPAVATLRPNVFSLGAPDTSRTAETAAFTPELKPEQIRARVVGIQSAAGAKVELTEANIVVSGGRGIKGPENFPIVQDLADALGAALGASRAAVDAGWIDHQHQVGQTGKTVSPTLYIACGISGAIQHLAGMSSSKYIVAINKDPEAPIFKLADYGIVGDLFTVVPALAKEIRKLRSQG from the coding sequence ATGGCACAGGGGATTCTGGTCTTCGTTGAGGAGCGGGAAGGAGTGGTCAAAAAACCCTCTCTCGAGGCGGTCGGCGCAGCGCGAAAGCTGGCGGACACTCTGCAGGAACCCGTCACGGCCCTCTTCATCGGGCCGAAAGAACCTGCGATGAATCTCGCGCATCACGGTGCCGACAAGATCCTGCTGGCACGCCACGAACTGCTCGTCTCCTATTCGACCGAGGGATTTGCATCGACCATCGGTCAGGCCGCCGGGCAGGTGAATCCACGCATTATCCTGGGCTCTGCAACTGCGATGGGCCGGGATGTCCTCCCGAGAGTTGCCGCCAAGTTGCGCGCCGGCCTGGCACAGGATTGCACTGACATCCGGATCATCGAGGGAAAGCAACTCGAATGCGTGCGCCCAATCTATGCCGGCAAGGCGTTTGCCCGGGTCAGGCCTGCGATGCTGCCTGCGGTCGCGACACTGCGGCCCAATGTCTTCTCTCTGGGTGCGCCCGATACTTCCCGCACCGCCGAAACGGCTGCTTTCACGCCGGAGTTGAAGCCTGAACAAATCCGGGCTCGGGTCGTCGGAATCCAGTCTGCGGCAGGGGCGAAAGTGGAATTGACGGAGGCCAATATCGTGGTTTCCGGCGGGCGCGGGATCAAGGGCCCCGAAAACTTCCCGATTGTGCAGGATCTGGCGGATGCGCTCGGCGCTGCCCTCGGCGCCTCACGTGCAGCGGTCGATGCGGGATGGATCGATCATCAGCACCAGGTCGGCCAGACGGGCAAGACAGTCTCGCCCACACTTTACATCGCATGCGGCATCAGCGGAGCGATTCAGCACCTGGCCGGCATGTCGTCGTCCAAATACATTGTTGCCATCAACAAAGATCCCGAAGCACCGATCTTCAAGCTCGCCGACTACGGGATCGTCGGTGACCTGTTCACCGTCGTCCCCGCGCTCGCCAAAGAAATAAGAAAACTGCGGTCCCAAGGCTGA
- a CDS encoding HDIG domain-containing protein, protein MPAVAKFGKRDRPGHNSLQKISENLRSQLTRIDLLVGLGAAVVLTVLLVVFHYHSVPEYQAGDVATSEVRALQDVIYQDQPATAQERAAARERSQAVYDFNGALIVRIERDLGQAFSTARNILAEKKVPSKGVLEAAEKAELLPELESSLGRTVPPKVLPLLLQERFNASLEGRIVRILDTVLRGCIVDDEGWSQFLRDQRRGIVVRDNTQPAERTLAEAYMARNRTAAREYLRQLQSEFAELSARDRAQLLGFLDTLLVPNLLYNQTETEVRREAAGSRVAPVEITIKQGKPIVRKGEIVTPAMVVQLEALRREQRPHSFLAQFVGFFFFIAAFLYGLWRSFILYQHRHRKIRHQTLLILLVLVAVFVVIRLLTGLSDILSERLPAEAFPGLFQLYYMIPFAFGAILVALLVDVNLGIMTSLLVATLTGLFYGDSYIAAYAVLGSLAGVYSVRHYKDRAAILKAGLTIGVVNMTCILGIDCLRQAPMTFWGTTLQLSSGFISGALASALASTLLPTLESLFKITTDIRLLELSNLNAPMLRRLSVEAPGTYHHSLMLATLAETAAEAIEANSLLVRVGAYYHDLGKMLKPEYYVENQSFGINKHEALSPNMSCLIIASHVKDGLELAKEMGLTQDICDLIPQHHGTRIMSYFYRKALDAINGKEQEIDEVDFRYPGPKPQTKEAAILMMADCIEAASRTLTDPSPAQLQGMIDRLVDSVLADNQLDECDITLREIGLAKESFFKILTGFYHHRLDYPGYDFKAVEERPDKIPLTNSSPKHAKAI, encoded by the coding sequence ATGCCTGCAGTAGCTAAATTTGGGAAACGGGACCGGCCCGGGCACAATTCTCTTCAAAAGATCTCCGAAAACCTCCGCAGCCAACTGACCCGGATCGACCTACTGGTGGGATTGGGCGCAGCGGTCGTGCTGACCGTCCTTCTCGTCGTGTTCCATTATCATTCCGTTCCTGAATACCAGGCAGGGGATGTCGCTACCTCGGAAGTTCGCGCCCTGCAGGATGTTATTTATCAGGACCAGCCAGCCACGGCGCAAGAGCGGGCAGCGGCGCGTGAGCGCAGCCAGGCCGTCTATGACTTCAACGGGGCGCTCATTGTCCGGATCGAGCGCGACCTTGGTCAGGCCTTCTCTACAGCGCGCAACATCCTGGCCGAGAAAAAAGTGCCGTCCAAAGGTGTGCTGGAGGCAGCCGAGAAGGCAGAACTCCTGCCAGAGCTGGAATCAAGCTTAGGCAGAACGGTGCCCCCCAAGGTCTTGCCGCTCCTGCTGCAGGAGAGGTTCAATGCTTCGCTCGAAGGGCGGATCGTCCGGATCCTGGATACGGTGCTTCGCGGTTGCATCGTCGACGACGAGGGCTGGTCACAGTTTCTCCGGGATCAACGCAGGGGCATCGTCGTGCGCGACAATACGCAGCCTGCAGAGCGCACTCTGGCGGAAGCCTACATGGCGCGCAATCGCACTGCAGCGCGCGAGTACCTGCGGCAGCTCCAATCCGAGTTCGCCGAGCTTTCAGCGCGTGACCGCGCACAGTTGCTGGGCTTCCTGGACACCCTGCTGGTCCCTAACCTCCTGTACAATCAGACAGAAACGGAGGTGCGGCGCGAAGCCGCGGGTTCCCGGGTCGCGCCCGTGGAAATTACCATCAAACAGGGCAAGCCCATCGTGCGCAAGGGGGAGATAGTCACCCCGGCGATGGTCGTGCAACTCGAGGCGCTGCGGAGAGAACAAAGACCACATTCATTCCTGGCACAGTTCGTCGGATTTTTCTTTTTCATTGCTGCCTTCCTTTACGGCCTCTGGCGCTCCTTCATTCTTTACCAGCACCGCCACAGGAAGATCCGGCACCAGACGCTTCTGATCCTGCTGGTGCTGGTCGCCGTCTTTGTCGTCATCCGCCTGCTCACCGGGCTCTCCGACATCCTGAGCGAGCGCTTGCCGGCGGAGGCTTTCCCAGGGCTGTTCCAGCTCTACTACATGATCCCGTTCGCATTCGGTGCGATCCTGGTCGCGTTGCTCGTGGACGTCAATCTGGGAATCATGACCTCGCTGCTGGTGGCGACGCTTACCGGCCTCTTTTACGGGGACAGCTATATTGCCGCCTATGCCGTGCTGGGCAGCCTCGCGGGAGTTTACAGCGTCCGGCACTACAAGGACCGGGCTGCGATTCTGAAGGCGGGCCTGACGATCGGTGTCGTGAACATGACATGCATCCTGGGGATCGATTGCCTGCGCCAGGCTCCCATGACCTTCTGGGGTACAACCCTGCAGCTGAGCTCCGGGTTCATCAGTGGCGCACTGGCGTCCGCCCTGGCATCCACCCTGCTGCCGACTCTCGAGTCGTTGTTCAAGATCACCACCGATATCCGGCTGCTGGAGCTGTCGAACCTCAACGCTCCGATGCTGCGCCGTCTTTCAGTGGAAGCCCCCGGCACCTATCATCACAGCCTGATGCTGGCAACGCTCGCCGAAACTGCCGCCGAGGCAATCGAAGCGAACTCTCTCCTGGTGCGGGTCGGGGCCTACTATCACGATCTTGGCAAGATGCTCAAGCCCGAGTACTACGTCGAGAATCAGTCGTTTGGCATCAACAAGCACGAGGCGCTGTCGCCGAACATGAGCTGCCTGATCATCGCGAGCCATGTCAAGGACGGGCTCGAACTGGCCAAGGAAATGGGCCTGACTCAGGATATCTGCGACCTCATTCCGCAGCACCACGGCACCCGGATCATGTCCTACTTTTATCGCAAGGCGCTCGACGCGATCAATGGCAAGGAGCAGGAGATCGACGAAGTGGATTTCCGCTACCCGGGTCCGAAGCCGCAGACCAAAGAAGCGGCCATCCTGATGATGGCGGATTGCATCGAAGCCGCGTCCCGGACGCTGACCGATCCGTCACCGGCACAGCTTCAAGGCATGATAGATCGCCTGGTCGACTCGGTTCTGGCCGACAACCAGCTCGACGAATGCGATATCACTTTGCGTGAAATCGGTCTGGCCAAGGAGTCGTTCTTCAAGATCCTGACGGGCTTCTATCATCATCGCCTCGACTATCCCGGTTATGATTTCAAAGCTGTCGAAGAGAGACCAGATAAAATCCCCCTCACGAACTCAAGTCCTAAACACGCAAAGGCGATTTAA
- the ybeY gene encoding rRNA maturation RNase YbeY, protein MSAFCDGVLCALEVRERTLAVVFVSARRMRGLNRQYLGRDYATDVLSFGYQGEVVEGSSFLGEIVIAPEIAWRQARRWRNRPEREMRKLLVHGILHLLGYNHEADAGGMNRLQQQLLRRRTREYEGPLAEMRDAT, encoded by the coding sequence GTGTCTGCGTTCTGCGACGGAGTCCTGTGCGCGTTGGAGGTGCGGGAGCGTACGCTCGCCGTGGTTTTCGTGAGCGCGCGCAGGATGCGGGGTCTGAACCGGCAGTATTTGGGCCGTGACTACGCGACCGACGTTCTTAGCTTCGGCTATCAAGGCGAAGTAGTGGAAGGATCCTCCTTCCTTGGGGAGATCGTGATCGCGCCTGAGATCGCCTGGCGCCAGGCGCGCCGCTGGCGCAACCGGCCGGAACGGGAGATGCGCAAGCTCCTGGTGCACGGGATTTTGCACCTCCTGGGTTACAATCACGAGGCCGACGCAGGCGGGATGAACCGGTTGCAGCAACAACTGCTGCGCCGGCGGACCAGGGAGTACGAAGGGCCGCTGGCCGAAATGAGAGACGCGACATGA